GCGTTTACGTCGTGAACCTTGCGTTCGCATGCTCGACTACATCCTTCCATGACATTCGCTCTGCTATACTAACCACATGCCACCCCCCCTGGGGTGGGGTAAAGCCTAGGAGGCGAAGATGAACAAGCTCATCATCGAAGGCATGACCTGCGCGCACTGCCAGGCGTCCGTCAAGAACGCACTCGAGGGCGTCCCCGGCGTCACCAGCGCCGCCGTCGACCTGAGCGCCGGCTCGGCGCGGGTCGAGGGCGACGCCGACGTCCAGGCGCTCATCCGCGCGGTCGAGGAGGAAGGCTACAGCGCGCGGCCCGCCACGTGAGCTCGGCAGCCGCGGGCGGCGCCGAGGCGACCACCACCGCGGAGCACCTGCACCTCGACCCCGCCACGCGCGAAGATGTTCAGCTCCGCCTGAGGAGCGCCCGCGGCCACCTTGACGGCATCCTGCGCATGCTCGAGGATCCGGACGTCTACTGCGTCGACATCCTCAAGCAGGTCAAGGCCGTGCAGGGCGCGCTGGCGCGCGTCAGCGACGCCGTGCTCAAGTCGCACATCCGCGACCACGTCGCCACCGCCAGCCAGCGCGGCGACACCGAGCACATCGTCACGGAACTGAT
The genomic region above belongs to Trueperaceae bacterium and contains:
- a CDS encoding metal-sensitive transcriptional regulator; this translates as MSSAAAGGAEATTTAEHLHLDPATREDVQLRLRSARGHLDGILRMLEDPDVYCVDILKQVKAVQGALARVSDAVLKSHIRDHVATASQRGDTEHIVTELMEALKYRT
- a CDS encoding heavy-metal-associated domain-containing protein, producing the protein MNKLIIEGMTCAHCQASVKNALEGVPGVTSAAVDLSAGSARVEGDADVQALIRAVEEEGYSARPAT